A genomic stretch from Leptotrichia sp. HSP-536 includes:
- a CDS encoding D-glycero-alpha-D-manno-heptose-1,7-bisphosphate 7-phosphatase: MKNKFVLLDRDGVINVEKSYLYKIEDFEYEKNVVEGLLKLRDLGYKFAIITNQAGIARGYYTEEDYLKLQNFIEKDLLKKGIKIEKSYFCPHHPNVTGKYGIECNCRKPDTGNFKLAINEFDIDTKNSFMIGDKVTDLIPAEKLGITPILVKTGYGLKSMAKLEKFELNPIIADDILDFEKILENKK; this comes from the coding sequence ATGAAAAATAAATTTGTCCTATTGGACAGAGACGGTGTAATAAATGTGGAAAAATCGTATTTGTATAAAATAGAAGATTTTGAATATGAGAAAAATGTAGTTGAAGGGCTTTTAAAATTACGTGATTTAGGATATAAATTTGCGATTATAACAAATCAGGCGGGAATTGCAAGAGGTTACTATACAGAAGAGGATTATTTAAAATTACAGAATTTTATTGAAAAGGATTTATTGAAAAAAGGAATAAAAATTGAAAAATCCTATTTTTGTCCACATCATCCGAACGTTACTGGAAAATACGGAATTGAATGCAATTGTCGAAAACCAGATACAGGTAATTTTAAACTTGCGATAAATGAGTTTGACATTGATACTAAGAATTCCTTTATGATTGGTGATAAAGTAACCGATTTAATTCCAGCTGAAAAATTGGGAATAACACCTATTCTTGTAAAGACGGGCTATGGCTTAAAAAGCATGGCAAAATTAGAAAAATTTGAATTAAATCCAATTATTGCAGATGATATTTTAGATTTTGAGAAAATTTTGGAAAATAAAAAATAA
- a CDS encoding peptide ABC transporter substrate-binding protein, translating to MKKIFLILTLLLFALSCGNKNGNNKTLSLNIGSEPTSIDPQITTDIAGGTVDELILEGLLRKDKNGKSVAGLAEKWEKSEDGLVWTFHLRNGIKWSNGDPITAKDFRAGWIRGLNPDTGGSNASMLFVIKNGEKYNAKKASDKEVGIKVIDDKTLEVTLEAPTPYFDDLVTFKSFMPLNEKYYNEVKDKYFTDEHTIANGPYILESWIHDSELKFKKNPNYWDAANVKTENVILKIIATDSAVNAFKNKEVDVTSVTFEQAKEFAGKNELVKANDGGMYYLLYNTGEKALQNTKIRRALTMAINREELINKVLEGSEKLTKTFVPTGIGLNGLAKDFAQEVPTDQPKFNVEEAKKLLAEGLKEQGLAQLPNLKILLNDTGSRKAIAEYIQENLRNNLGVNVELEVVSGKERIERTKKRDYQISLQNWTGDFLDPITYLDIFASANGNNRGDFKNARYDELTKIVKGSADPKVRVPAMVEMEKLISEEQPVTILFQKQKLYLVNPKVKNLGFVSIGGEFFIRDVVMN from the coding sequence ATGAAAAAAATATTTTTAATATTGACATTACTATTATTTGCACTTTCGTGTGGAAATAAAAATGGAAATAATAAGACACTTTCTTTAAATATTGGTTCAGAGCCAACTTCCATTGATCCGCAAATTACAACTGATATTGCTGGAGGGACTGTTGATGAGTTGATTCTGGAAGGACTTTTAAGAAAAGATAAAAATGGAAAATCAGTGGCAGGACTTGCTGAAAAATGGGAAAAATCAGAAGACGGACTTGTATGGACATTTCATTTGAGAAATGGAATAAAATGGTCTAATGGAGATCCAATTACTGCAAAAGACTTCAGAGCAGGATGGATACGTGGACTAAATCCTGATACAGGAGGAAGTAATGCAAGTATGCTGTTCGTAATAAAAAATGGAGAAAAATACAATGCTAAAAAAGCTTCAGACAAGGAAGTAGGAATAAAAGTTATCGATGACAAAACTCTGGAAGTAACATTAGAAGCACCTACTCCATATTTTGATGATTTGGTTACATTCAAATCATTTATGCCATTAAATGAAAAATATTATAATGAAGTAAAAGATAAATACTTTACAGACGAACATACAATCGCTAATGGACCTTATATTCTGGAAAGCTGGATTCACGATTCAGAATTGAAGTTCAAAAAGAATCCTAATTACTGGGATGCTGCTAATGTAAAAACAGAAAACGTTATATTAAAAATAATTGCTACTGATTCAGCAGTTAATGCCTTTAAAAATAAAGAAGTTGATGTAACATCAGTAACGTTTGAGCAGGCAAAGGAATTTGCTGGAAAAAATGAACTTGTAAAAGCAAATGATGGTGGAATGTATTATTTATTGTATAATACAGGTGAAAAAGCGCTTCAAAATACAAAAATCAGACGAGCATTGACTATGGCAATAAACAGGGAAGAACTTATAAACAAAGTTCTTGAAGGCTCTGAAAAACTTACCAAAACATTTGTTCCAACTGGAATTGGATTAAATGGTCTTGCAAAAGATTTTGCACAGGAAGTTCCGACTGATCAGCCTAAATTCAATGTAGAAGAAGCTAAAAAGCTGCTAGCGGAAGGGCTTAAGGAACAAGGACTTGCACAGCTTCCTAATCTTAAAATTTTATTAAATGATACTGGAAGCAGAAAAGCAATTGCAGAATATATTCAGGAAAATTTAAGAAATAATTTGGGTGTAAATGTTGAACTGGAAGTAGTAAGCGGCAAAGAACGTATTGAAAGAACTAAGAAAAGAGATTATCAAATTTCATTGCAAAACTGGACTGGAGATTTTCTTGATCCAATTACATATTTAGATATATTTGCTAGTGCAAACGGAAATAATCGTGGAGATTTCAAAAACGCAAGATATGATGAGCTAACTAAAATTGTAAAAGGCTCTGCTGACCCAAAAGTAAGGGTTCCAGCAATGGTGGAAATGGAAAAACTTATTTCTGAAGAACAGCCTGTTACAATTTTATTCCAAAAACAAAAACTTTACTTAGTAAATCCAAAAGTTAAAAATCTTGGATTTGTCTCAATTGGTGGAGAATTCTTTATTAGAGATGTTGTGATGAATTAA
- a CDS encoding peptide ABC transporter substrate-binding protein: MKKMLFLLMMLVFVMSCGKGGGSSKTFTLNLSDEPKSVDPQLSTDVLGGTVDELITEGLTKKGKDGTFVPGLAEKWDKSADGLKWTFHLRDGIKWSNGDPITAQDFKNGWLRALKPETASEYAYMLYAIKNAENYNKKKGSAEQVGIKVIDDKTLEVTLEAPVPYFDSLVAFKTYAPLNQKFFSETGDKYFTEADKTISSGAYTMESWTHGSEIVFKKNPNYWDNNNVAVENIVYKIIPDNNSALNAFNNKEVDVTAITSEQAKEFKDNPKMVSKNDGSVWYLLFNFNNKTLANLKVRKALLMAIDREGLVKNVLNGYGTAAKTFVPKGIGIKGLNDKDFTEGVPTSILAYNPQEAKKLLEEGLKETGQAKFPNISMLLNESGNNKVIAEYIQEQLRKNLGIEIALEAMTAQERFSRMSQKNFDLVFAGWSGDYPDAITYLDLFESTGGNNHGSYKNPQYDALVKTVRSTADQNARIPALVQIEKIIAEDVPVGVLFHREKQYLVDKKVNGIGFTPIGGEFYFGSLSLK, encoded by the coding sequence ATGAAAAAGATGTTATTTTTATTGATGATGTTAGTTTTCGTTATGTCTTGCGGAAAAGGTGGAGGAAGCAGCAAGACATTTACGTTAAACTTGTCGGATGAGCCAAAATCTGTTGATCCGCAATTATCAACAGATGTTCTAGGTGGAACAGTTGATGAACTTATAACGGAAGGATTGACAAAAAAAGGTAAGGACGGGACATTTGTGCCGGGACTTGCTGAAAAATGGGATAAATCGGCTGATGGGCTGAAATGGACATTTCATTTAAGAGATGGAATAAAATGGAGCAATGGAGATCCAATTACTGCTCAAGACTTCAAAAATGGATGGCTACGTGCATTAAAGCCTGAAACAGCCTCAGAATATGCTTATATGCTTTATGCAATAAAAAATGCTGAAAATTACAACAAGAAAAAAGGAAGTGCTGAACAAGTTGGAATAAAAGTTATTGATGATAAAACTCTGGAAGTAACATTGGAAGCTCCAGTTCCATATTTTGACAGCTTAGTGGCATTTAAGACATATGCGCCTCTAAATCAAAAATTCTTTAGTGAAACAGGAGATAAATATTTTACAGAAGCTGATAAAACTATATCTTCGGGAGCATACACTATGGAAAGCTGGACACATGGATCAGAAATAGTGTTCAAAAAAAATCCTAACTACTGGGATAATAACAATGTAGCTGTTGAAAATATTGTATATAAAATAATTCCTGATAACAATTCTGCATTAAATGCGTTTAATAACAAGGAAGTAGATGTAACTGCCATTACATCTGAACAGGCAAAAGAATTCAAGGACAATCCAAAAATGGTTTCTAAAAATGACGGTTCAGTATGGTATCTGCTATTTAACTTTAATAACAAGACATTGGCAAACTTGAAAGTTAGAAAGGCTCTTCTTATGGCAATTGACAGAGAAGGACTGGTAAAAAATGTATTAAATGGATATGGAACAGCAGCAAAGACATTTGTTCCAAAAGGAATTGGAATAAAAGGGCTTAACGATAAAGACTTTACAGAAGGTGTTCCAACTTCAATTCTTGCATATAATCCTCAGGAAGCAAAAAAATTACTTGAAGAAGGACTAAAGGAAACTGGACAAGCTAAATTCCCTAATATATCTATGTTATTGAATGAAAGTGGAAATAACAAAGTTATTGCAGAATATATTCAGGAACAGTTAAGAAAAAATTTAGGAATTGAAATAGCGCTAGAAGCAATGACTGCACAAGAAAGATTTTCAAGAATGAGCCAAAAAAACTTTGACTTAGTGTTTGCTGGCTGGTCTGGAGATTATCCTGATGCAATTACATACCTTGATTTATTTGAATCAACAGGTGGAAATAATCACGGATCATACAAAAATCCTCAATATGATGCATTAGTTAAAACTGTAAGAAGTACAGCTGATCAAAATGCAAGAATTCCTGCCCTTGTACAAATTGAAAAAATAATTGCGGAAGATGTACCAGTTGGTGTACTTTTCCACAGAGAAAAACAATATCTAGTTGATAAAAAGGTAAATGGAATTGGATTTACTCCAATCGGTGGAGAATTCTATTTTGGAAGCCTTTCATTAAAATAA
- a CDS encoding peptide ABC transporter substrate-binding protein, producing MKKILLALTILLAFIVSCGKSSDSETLKLNLKEEGKSYDPQLANDSTGEFVDSLITETLTRQADDGKSLPGVAEKWEHNADSTVWTFHLRKNAKWSNGDPITAKDFRDGWVRALKPETAGEYADKLFYIKNAEQFNSGKIKDENQLGIKVVDDYTLEVTLNNPLTYFDSIVRIQTYAPLNKKFYDKVGEKYMTSPETSISSGVYTIKSWTRDSEIVFEKNENYWNKDNIKLKFVKALFINDPNASVNAFKNREIDSTNISIEQAKEFKDDKRRLLTKDGSVWYMTYNMKNKVLANKKIRQALSLAVDREKLITDILDNTGEAAYTYTTKGVGITGVSKDFSEEAGKIFPAYDLQKAKQLLAEGLKELGLQKLPELTMIFNDSGNNKVISEYIQESLRTNLGVNLKIEGMTFQSRLDKMQHRDYEIALAGYNGEYNDAITYLDRFMTKDGNNYSDYSNPRYDELVKKVKSSGNQEERVKDMIEMEKIIAQDMPVGLLYYRENTKLLNPKVHNIVFSPIGKDFVLDNTYIK from the coding sequence ATGAAAAAAATACTGTTAGCTTTGACAATATTGCTGGCTTTCATTGTTTCATGTGGAAAAAGCAGCGATTCTGAAACGCTTAAATTAAATCTGAAGGAAGAAGGAAAATCCTATGATCCTCAGCTTGCAAATGATTCGACAGGAGAATTTGTTGACTCGCTTATTACCGAAACATTGACAAGACAGGCGGATGATGGAAAATCTCTTCCTGGGGTGGCGGAAAAATGGGAACATAATGCAGACTCAACAGTATGGACATTCCATTTGAGAAAAAATGCAAAATGGAGCAACGGTGATCCAATTACTGCAAAAGACTTTAGGGATGGCTGGGTTAGGGCATTAAAGCCTGAAACAGCTGGAGAATATGCAGATAAATTATTTTACATAAAAAATGCCGAGCAATTTAATTCAGGAAAAATTAAAGATGAAAATCAGCTTGGTATAAAGGTTGTTGATGATTACACATTGGAAGTTACATTGAACAATCCGCTTACATACTTTGATTCAATCGTAAGAATACAGACTTATGCTCCTCTAAACAAAAAATTCTATGATAAAGTTGGAGAAAAGTATATGACATCTCCTGAAACATCAATTTCATCAGGTGTCTACACAATAAAATCTTGGACAAGAGATTCAGAAATTGTATTTGAAAAAAATGAAAATTATTGGAATAAGGACAATATTAAATTGAAATTTGTAAAAGCATTATTTATAAATGACCCTAATGCCAGTGTAAATGCCTTTAAAAATAGAGAAATTGATTCTACAAATATCTCTATTGAGCAGGCAAAAGAATTTAAAGATGACAAACGTAGATTGCTTACAAAAGACGGTTCTGTCTGGTATATGACTTACAATATGAAAAATAAAGTGCTTGCAAATAAAAAAATTAGACAGGCATTATCGCTTGCAGTAGATAGGGAAAAATTAATTACAGATATACTTGATAATACAGGAGAAGCGGCTTATACTTACACAACAAAAGGTGTCGGAATAACAGGTGTTTCTAAAGATTTCTCTGAAGAAGCAGGAAAAATTTTTCCAGCATACGATTTACAAAAAGCAAAACAACTGCTAGCTGAAGGATTAAAGGAGCTGGGATTACAAAAATTGCCTGAATTAACAATGATTTTCAATGATTCTGGAAACAATAAGGTAATTTCTGAATACATTCAGGAAAGTTTAAGAACAAATTTGGGAGTAAATCTTAAAATCGAAGGAATGACATTCCAGTCAAGATTGGATAAAATGCAGCATAGAGATTATGAAATCGCTCTAGCAGGTTATAATGGAGAATACAACGATGCTATCACTTACCTTGACAGATTTATGACAAAAGACGGAAACAATTATTCAGATTATTCAAATCCACGTTACGACGAGCTTGTGAAAAAAGTTAAAAGCTCTGGAAATCAGGAAGAAAGAGTAAAAGATATGATTGAAATGGAAAAAATAATCGCTCAAGATATGCCTGTAGGACTGCTTTATTACAGAGAAAATACAAAATTATTGAATCCGAAAGTTCATAATATTGTATTTAGCCCAATAGGAAAAGATTTTGTACTTGATAATACTTACATAAAATAG
- a CDS encoding peptide ABC transporter substrate-binding protein, giving the protein MKKTFLVFCLMLSMFIISCGKGNKASGKSVSFNMEAEPTSLDPQILTDMSGLFITSMTYESLVRLNDKNEIVAAGAESWTKSDDGKVWTFKIRQGMKWSNGDPLTAKDYFNGIKRGIEPKTASEYAFLAYYIENAENYNNGSLKDFGKVGIKLKDDYTLEFTLSQPAPFFLKTLIMPIYFPVNEKALATNGEGYATEANKSIYSGPFIMEEWVHDNKVVMKKNPDYWNAQNIKLDTLTGLIVTDFEAATNLFENKELDLTKISVEKMANYEGKPELHKFPNGRVYYLGFNTSNPVLKNQKVRQALSLSVDRKELVSSILNGAGITASGIVSNGTAGEKGDFREEAGDLFAQFSNVNAKQLFEQGLKELNMTPAQVKLHLLVDENGTGKKEAEFYQSQWKDKLGIDVQVEVLTKKERIARAKAGQFEIVRYAWGPDYADPMTYLEIFHSKAKDINFAKYSDPKYDELVDLAKVNQDNKARMDAMKQAEKILSDNFTYSALYYEVGAYLINPKLKGVVIRSVGDSIDFYNASIGK; this is encoded by the coding sequence ATGAAAAAAACTTTTTTAGTGTTTTGCTTAATGTTATCGATGTTTATTATTTCCTGTGGAAAAGGGAATAAAGCATCAGGAAAATCAGTATCATTTAATATGGAGGCTGAGCCAACGTCATTAGATCCTCAAATTTTGACGGATATGAGTGGACTTTTTATAACAAGTATGACTTATGAAAGTCTTGTAAGATTAAATGATAAAAACGAAATTGTCGCTGCGGGAGCTGAAAGCTGGACTAAGTCGGATGATGGAAAAGTCTGGACATTTAAAATTAGACAAGGGATGAAATGGTCAAACGGAGATCCGCTTACTGCCAAAGACTATTTTAATGGAATTAAAAGAGGAATTGAACCTAAGACCGCTTCTGAATATGCATTTCTTGCATACTATATTGAAAATGCAGAAAATTACAATAATGGAAGTTTAAAAGATTTTGGAAAAGTTGGAATAAAATTAAAGGATGATTACACACTTGAATTTACTTTATCACAGCCTGCACCATTTTTCTTAAAAACATTAATTATGCCAATATATTTCCCAGTTAATGAAAAAGCATTGGCTACAAATGGTGAAGGATACGCAACTGAAGCTAATAAATCTATTTACAGCGGACCTTTCATAATGGAAGAATGGGTACATGACAATAAAGTCGTTATGAAAAAGAATCCTGATTACTGGAATGCTCAAAATATAAAGCTTGACACACTTACAGGACTAATTGTAACTGATTTTGAAGCTGCAACAAATCTTTTTGAAAACAAGGAATTAGATTTAACAAAAATATCAGTTGAAAAAATGGCGAATTACGAAGGAAAACCTGAATTGCACAAGTTCCCTAACGGAAGAGTGTATTATTTAGGATTCAATACATCAAATCCAGTATTAAAAAATCAAAAAGTTAGACAGGCGTTATCACTTTCTGTAGACAGAAAAGAATTAGTAAGCAGCATTTTAAATGGAGCGGGAATTACAGCTTCTGGAATTGTTTCAAATGGAACAGCTGGTGAAAAAGGAGACTTTAGGGAAGAAGCTGGAGATTTATTTGCACAATTTTCAAACGTTAATGCAAAACAATTGTTTGAACAAGGGTTAAAAGAGTTAAATATGACTCCTGCACAAGTTAAACTGCATTTATTAGTGGATGAAAATGGAACTGGTAAAAAGGAAGCTGAATTTTATCAATCTCAATGGAAAGATAAATTAGGAATTGATGTACAAGTAGAAGTTCTTACTAAAAAAGAAAGAATTGCACGTGCTAAAGCTGGACAATTTGAAATTGTAAGATATGCATGGGGACCTGATTATGCTGATCCAATGACTTACTTGGAAATTTTCCATTCAAAGGCAAAAGATATCAACTTTGCTAAATATTCAGATCCTAAATACGATGAATTAGTTGATTTGGCTAAAGTTAATCAAGATAACAAAGCAAGAATGGATGCAATGAAACAGGCAGAAAAAATATTATCTGACAACTTTACATATTCTGCACTTTATTATGAAGTAGGAGCTTATCTGATAAATCCTAAATTGAAAGGTGTTGTAATACGTTCTGTTGGAGATTCTATTGATTTCTATAATGCATCTATAGGAAAATAA
- a CDS encoding ABC transporter ATP-binding protein produces MAFNENNKEKLIEMRNLKKYFPMKKRQVLKAVENVTMDIYKGEILSLVGESGSGKTTLGRTVSRLYTKTNGDILFNGKPVESYGRKEFTKKVQMIFQDPQASLNPRMTVGDIIAEGIDIHKLATSKQERMERVYKLLEIVGLNREHASRFPHEFSGGQRQRIGIARALAVDPEVLVCDEPISALDVSIQAQVVNLLKDLQKERNLTLLFIAHDLSMVKYISDRVAVMYRGKVVELGTPEVVYTNPIHSYTKSLISAVPIADPDYKKLAKIDMDESYLRSPMGEASEINVIPEKPELTEFKPGHFVETLFLEEKGLI; encoded by the coding sequence ATGGCATTTAATGAAAATAACAAAGAAAAATTAATAGAAATGAGAAACTTAAAAAAATATTTCCCAATGAAAAAAAGACAAGTCCTAAAGGCTGTGGAAAATGTTACAATGGACATTTATAAAGGTGAAATTCTAAGTCTTGTGGGAGAATCAGGTTCTGGAAAAACTACACTTGGAAGAACTGTCAGCAGACTTTATACAAAGACAAATGGAGATATTTTATTTAATGGAAAACCAGTAGAATCTTATGGAAGAAAAGAATTTACCAAAAAAGTGCAAATGATATTTCAAGATCCACAGGCTTCACTTAATCCAAGAATGACTGTGGGAGATATTATTGCCGAAGGGATTGATATTCACAAACTGGCAACTTCGAAACAGGAAAGAATGGAAAGAGTTTACAAACTTTTGGAAATCGTTGGGCTAAATAGGGAACATGCCAGCCGTTTTCCACATGAATTTTCTGGAGGACAAAGACAGAGAATTGGGATTGCAAGGGCACTTGCGGTTGATCCAGAAGTGCTAGTGTGTGATGAGCCGATTTCAGCTTTGGATGTGTCGATTCAGGCACAAGTTGTAAATTTGTTAAAGGACTTACAAAAAGAAAGAAATCTAACTTTACTATTTATCGCACATGACTTATCGATGGTAAAATATATTTCAGACAGAGTGGCAGTTATGTATCGTGGAAAAGTGGTGGAATTGGGAACGCCTGAAGTTGTGTATACAAATCCTATTCACAGTTATACAAAATCACTAATTTCAGCTGTACCGATAGCAGACCCTGATTACAAAAAATTGGCTAAAATTGATATGGATGAGTCATATTTGAGAAGTCCGATGGGAGAGGCATCTGAAATAAATGTGATTCCTGAAAAACCAGAATTAACTGAGTTTAAGCCAGGACATTTTGTAGAAACATTATTTTTGGAAGAAAAAGGGCTTATTTAG
- a CDS encoding ABC transporter ATP-binding protein: MGKKLLEVKDLSVSFNTYAGEVQALRGISFSVDRGETLAIVGESGSGKSVSVQTIMRLIPMPPGEIKNGEIFFDGEDLVKVSAERMRELRGGKIGMIFQDPMTSLNPTIKVGKQIMEGILIHKKVTKEEARQKAIEMLRKVGIPKPEERFEQYPHEFSGGMRQRAVIAIALSCEPDLLICDEPTTALDVTIQAQILDLINELKKELNIAVILITHDLGVVAETADRVVVMYAGEKLEEAPVRELFKNPKHPYTWGLLKSLPRLDMKIGEKLASIPGTPPDLLKPPVGDPFAPRSEYAMKIDYERKPPMIDLGNGHFVKSWLYVDGAPKIKSPFESEKSDELKNKGMEGK, from the coding sequence ATGGGAAAAAAATTATTAGAAGTAAAGGACTTGAGTGTTTCTTTTAATACGTACGCTGGGGAAGTTCAGGCTCTTAGAGGAATTAGCTTTTCTGTGGATCGTGGGGAAACACTTGCTATCGTTGGGGAATCTGGTTCGGGGAAATCAGTTAGTGTACAGACGATTATGAGATTGATACCAATGCCGCCAGGGGAAATTAAGAATGGTGAGATTTTTTTTGACGGAGAAGATTTGGTAAAGGTTTCTGCTGAGAGAATGAGAGAACTTCGTGGCGGAAAAATTGGGATGATATTTCAAGATCCTATGACATCACTTAATCCGACTATTAAAGTTGGAAAGCAAATTATGGAAGGGATTTTGATTCATAAAAAAGTAACAAAGGAAGAAGCAAGACAGAAGGCTATCGAAATGCTTAGAAAAGTTGGTATTCCTAAACCTGAGGAAAGATTTGAGCAGTATCCGCATGAATTTTCTGGAGGAATGCGACAAAGGGCGGTTATAGCCATTGCTCTTTCGTGTGAGCCAGACTTATTAATCTGTGATGAGCCAACAACAGCTTTGGACGTTACAATTCAGGCGCAAATACTGGATTTGATAAATGAATTGAAAAAAGAATTAAACATTGCTGTAATACTTATAACGCATGATTTGGGAGTAGTTGCTGAAACTGCGGACAGAGTGGTTGTTATGTATGCTGGAGAAAAGTTGGAAGAAGCTCCTGTAAGGGAACTATTTAAAAATCCGAAACATCCATATACTTGGGGACTTTTAAAATCACTGCCAAGACTGGATATGAAAATTGGAGAAAAACTGGCTTCTATTCCGGGAACACCTCCAGATTTGCTAAAACCGCCTGTAGGAGATCCATTTGCACCACGTTCTGAATACGCAATGAAAATTGATTATGAAAGAAAACCTCCAATGATTGATTTAGGAAATGGGCATTTTGTAAAATCGTGGCTTTATGTTGACGGTGCTCCCAAAATAAAATCTCCTTTTGAATCAGAGAAATCTGATGAGTTAAAAAATAAAGGAATGGAGGGGAAATAA
- a CDS encoding ABC transporter permease: MAENTRKIITENNYIPTPEDFKIVGADTTQSEEIYKPSLTFWQDGWRRFKKNKLALSFLGITLIFLFLAIFGQHITKYSYRAQDLSAKFLSPSKGLAKGHYLGTDNLGRDLFARLSQGIRISMELSLITAAICVVFGTVYGAVSAYFGGIIDTIMTRIVEILLIIPSMIYIILLMVVMGNSVKTIIIAMSLTRWLNYSLLVRGEVLKIKENEFVLASKSLGGNFFWITIKHLIPNTLSVIIIRLTTDIPNIIFTEAFLSFIGLGVPIPQASLGNLVFDGFVNMTSYPYLFVIPSVVISLITLAFNIVGDALNDALNPKLRD, translated from the coding sequence GTGGCAGAAAATACAAGAAAAATTATAACTGAAAACAATTATATACCAACACCTGAAGATTTTAAAATCGTAGGTGCAGATACCACTCAAAGTGAAGAAATCTACAAACCAAGTTTAACATTTTGGCAAGATGGATGGAGAAGATTTAAGAAAAATAAGCTAGCTCTATCATTTTTAGGAATAACACTTATTTTTTTATTTTTAGCAATTTTTGGACAGCATATAACAAAATATTCCTACAGAGCTCAAGATTTATCAGCAAAATTTTTAAGTCCATCAAAGGGGCTTGCAAAAGGGCATTATTTAGGAACGGATAACCTTGGGCGTGATTTATTTGCAAGACTTTCACAAGGAATAAGAATTTCAATGGAATTATCGTTGATAACAGCTGCAATTTGTGTTGTTTTCGGAACAGTTTATGGAGCTGTGTCAGCATATTTTGGTGGGATTATTGATACAATAATGACTAGAATTGTGGAAATTTTATTAATTATTCCATCCATGATTTATATAATTTTATTAATGGTTGTTATGGGAAATAGTGTAAAAACAATAATTATCGCAATGTCATTGACAAGATGGTTAAATTATTCATTATTAGTTCGTGGAGAAGTATTAAAAATTAAAGAAAATGAATTTGTACTAGCCTCAAAATCGCTTGGTGGAAACTTTTTCTGGATAACGATAAAGCACTTAATTCCAAATACATTAAGTGTAATAATAATAAGACTTACAACAGATATACCAAACATTATCTTTACAGAAGCATTTTTAAGTTTCATCGGACTTGGAGTGCCAATTCCACAGGCTTCATTGGGGAATTTGGTATTTGATGGATTCGTAAATATGACTTCATATCCATATTTATTTGTTATTCCATCAGTTGTAATTTCATTAATTACATTGGCATTTAATATAGTTGGAGATGCTTTAAATGATGCATTAAATCCAAAATTAAGAGATTAA